A single region of the Mercenaria mercenaria strain notata chromosome 6, MADL_Memer_1, whole genome shotgun sequence genome encodes:
- the LOC128557772 gene encoding uncharacterized protein LOC128557772 isoform X3 — protein sequence MAAFRFVIWLGIIRGLPLHDCQQICTPFNGNIFWDVSSDNDTFDIQRNFILRIMHNAPDGSTIRVYTIDNTLKTIINGIKNKTKLDNEWTETLARVPLGNTEHHIISYKTLEDAISEYPKEAEIKAEELFFVVNDKSKIDDEEKAIEKLKKRKTFIVFYGTSQPSKFWKNLATDKHHIIQLNDNIDADVDSFLALSCKDSRLNCYTDMYWTGDECKSCTHICSRTPAEDPQYCREACPYFRDREMTSEKNGYHSLVPNQEWIVVFLFYMLRL from the exons ATGGCGGCATTTAGATTTGTTATATGGCTGGGAATTATACGAG ggTTACCACTTCATGATTGTCAGCAAATATGCACACCTTTCAATGGTAATATCTTCTGGGATGTCAGCAGTGACAATGACACATTTGATATACAAAGAAATTTCATACTGCGAATTATGCACAACGCACCCGATGGCAGTACAATTCGTGTATACACGATTGACAACACGTTAAAAACTATAATAAACggtataaaaaacaaaacaaaattggaCAATGAATGGACTGAAACTCTTGCACGGGTTCCTCTTGGAAATACTGAACATCACATCATTTCTTATAAAACTCTTGAGGACGCCATATCAGAATATCCAAAGGAAGCTGAAATAAAAGCAGAAGAATTGTTCTTTGTGGTAAATGACAAGTCAAAGATAGATGACGAAGAGAAAGCGATTGAGAAACTGaagaaaagaaagacatttattgtattttatggaACGAGTCAACCTtctaaattttggaaaaatttggCTACAGATAAACACCACATTATACAACTTAACGACAATATTGATGCTGATGTGGATTCATTTCTTGCTCTATCTTGTAAAG ATTCGCGGTTGAACTGTTACACAGACATGTACTGGACTGGGGACGAATGCAAGAGCTGTACACACATCTGTTCCAGAACACCTGCAGAAGATCCACAGTATTGTCGTGAAGCTTGTCCTT ATTTCCGTGACAGAGAAATGACCAGTGAGAAAAATGGGTATCATAGTCTAGTACCCAACCAAGAATGGAtcgttgtgtttttgttttacatgctgAGATTGTGA